Genomic segment of Candidatus Cloacimonadaceae bacterium:
TTTCCCATTGCATAGTCTCATGGAACGCCTTCTCATGGAGCGCCGACGTCCCCGTCGGCGATAGTAACGATGAACATGGCACATCTGCCAATTTCGTAAACCATCCAAATATCTGTAACCGATCCTGCGGACAGGAACCGACGGGGACGTAGATAATTCCATAGTATTATGACTTTTGCGGCATTTCTTCAAAAAAAAGTATTGACTAAAACCCTATTCTGAGATGTTTAGACTTACCAAGAAAAAACCATGAGGTTAGCCGATGCTAAAAGCAAAAATATTCGTCCGCCTGAAACCCAGCGTCCTCGATCCGCAGGGCAAAGCGGTGAGCAATTCCCTGCATGCACTTGGCTATGCGGAGGTGCTTGATACCCGCGTCAGCAAATACATAGAGATCATTTTTGACAATAATGACGAATCCGCCGTGAGCGCTCAGGTGGAAAAGATCTGCAGTTCGCTGCTCGCCAATCACAATACCGAGCACTATGGTTTCGAGCTGGAAAAAGTAGAGTAATTCGATTTTGAAAGTAAGTGTAATCACATTTCCCGGGTCAAATTGCGATCACGATGCAGCGGAAGTATTTGCCTCTCGCGGGCATGAAACGAAGATGATTTGGCACAAGGATCACGATCTGGAGTCCCCTGATCTGGTGATCCTTCCCGGCGGTTTTTCCTATGGCGATTATCTGCGCTGCGGCGCGTTGGCGAGGTTTTCCCCCATCGTGAACGAAGTGGTCGCTTTTGCCAATCAGGGCGGGCTCGTGATGGGCATCTGCAACGGCTTTCAGATCCTCACGGAGTGCGGTCTTTTACCCGGAACCCTGTTGATGAATGCCGGGCTTGATTTCATCTGCCAACACCAATATATCCGCGTGGAAAATAACGACAATCCCTTTAGTTATCAGATTTCTCCCGGCACTGCGTTAGACATCCCCATCGCCCATAAAGAAGGCAACTATTTCATCGACGAAGCAGGCTTGAACAGCCTCGAAGCAAACGCGCAAATCATCTTTCGCTATTGCGATAAAGATGGAAGCGTAAATCCGGAATCAAACCCCAACGGTTCACGCTCAGGCATTGCCGGAATCTGCAATACCAAGCGCAACGTCCTGGGCATGATGCCGCATCCGGAAAGAGCCGCAACCGATGTCGTGTGCAGCCGCGACGGGAGAATGATCTTTGCAGCCATTGAGAGTTTTTTTGCTTCCCCTGCTTGATCTGCTCTTTCCGCCGGCTTGTTTTCACTGCCACGGCAGGATGGAAACCGCGTCCTTGATCGTGTGCGACACTTGTCTGGAAATGATCGGAACGTTGGACGAAGACGTATGCAAAAAATGCGGCACTCCTCTGGAAAGTGAGGATTGCGAGGTCTGCGCCGAGAATGAATTTTACTTTGATATCGCCAGAGCGGCTTATCGTTTCAATGGCCCTATGCAAACCATGATCCATCAGCTTAAATACAATGGTATGGTCTCGCCGGTCTCCTTCATCGTCAAAGGGATGCAAACCACTGTGAACGCCAATGCGGAACTCTCGGATATAGATTTTATCACCGCTGTGCCATTGCATCGGGTGCGCCTTCGCGAACGCGGATTCAACCAGTCCGAGCTGTTGGCGCGCGCTCTGGCAAAGGCTTTGGGCGTCAAATATGCCGATCCCGTTTCCAGACATCAATATACCGAGAGCCAAACCCGGCTGCACAAACAGCAGCGGATCAAAAACCTCGGCGGCGCCTTCAAGCTAAGGCATAAAGCGGATCTGACCAACAAACGCGTCCTCTTGATCGACGATGTCTTCACCACCGGCAGCACCGTGAACGAGGTTTCTCAAGTCCTCAAAAGCGGCGGAGCTGGATATATTGCGGTTTTGACCGCTGCTCGGGCGGTTTAGCATGAACAAAGGATATCAGGAAATCAAGTCCACACTCAACGAAGCCGAAGCGGCGGACATGATCGAGCGCGTCGCCAGATTCATCGCCGAACGGCATCTTGCCCCTGCGGGCATCCTCTTTCTGGAATCCGTCCGCCCCTTGCACGGCATCGGCGCACAGTTCATGTATTTTGTGCTGCCCTTTGCTGAAGTGATCTTCGATTCGCAGAAATATCAACGCTTTGCCCTGATGATCGAAAACGAAGAAAACCTTAAAAGACTGATCCAACGCATCGACGAAATGGATGAAGAGATCAACCGCGAGCGCCGCGCCGAGGCAAAGCTCAAACGCAAACGTCGGCGCAACCAGTTCAAAGCCTTCTTTGCAAAATTGATAAGAACCAAAGATAAAAAAAGCTGAATAAGCGGAGGAATACATGCAATACGATGAAAAACGCCTGACCCGCATCGTTGCCACAGACTGTGGCAGCACGACCACCAAGGCAATTTTAATCGAATGGGTGGACGGCGAATATCGCCAAACCATCCGCGGTGAGGCTCCCACGACTGTGGAAGCTCCGCTGAACGACGTCACCAAAGGTGTGATCAACGCCACTCAGGAGATGGAAGAACTGGCTCGCCTGAAGCACAAAAACCCCAATATCAAGTTTATGGAAAATGGCGAATTCGTCATTCCGCGCAATGGTGACATCGGCGTAGATGCCTATGTTTCAACTTCTTCCGCCGGCGGTGGCTTGCAGATGATGGTCACCGGAGTGGTGGCTTCCATGACCGGAGAAAGCGCTGAACGCGCAGCCCTCGGTGCCGGAGCCATCGTGATGGATCTGATCGCCAGCAACGACAAACGCATGAACCACGAAAAGATCGAGCGCATCCGCCAATTGCGTCCGGATATGATTCTCATGGCAGGCGGCGAAGATGGCGGCACCGTCAAACACGTCGTGGAAATGGCAGAGCTCGTCAGCGGTGCCGATCCCAAG
This window contains:
- the purS gene encoding phosphoribosylformylglycinamidine synthase subunit PurS — encoded protein: MLKAKIFVRLKPSVLDPQGKAVSNSLHALGYAEVLDTRVSKYIEIIFDNNDESAVSAQVEKICSSLLANHNTEHYGFELEKVE
- the purQ gene encoding phosphoribosylformylglycinamidine synthase subunit PurQ, translated to MKVSVITFPGSNCDHDAAEVFASRGHETKMIWHKDHDLESPDLVILPGGFSYGDYLRCGALARFSPIVNEVVAFANQGGLVMGICNGFQILTECGLLPGTLLMNAGLDFICQHQYIRVENNDNPFSYQISPGTALDIPIAHKEGNYFIDEAGLNSLEANAQIIFRYCDKDGSVNPESNPNGSRSGIAGICNTKRNVLGMMPHPERAATDVVCSRDGRMIFAAIESFFASPA
- a CDS encoding ComF family protein; this encodes MRVFLLPLLDLLFPPACFHCHGRMETASLIVCDTCLEMIGTLDEDVCKKCGTPLESEDCEVCAENEFYFDIARAAYRFNGPMQTMIHQLKYNGMVSPVSFIVKGMQTTVNANAELSDIDFITAVPLHRVRLRERGFNQSELLARALAKALGVKYADPVSRHQYTESQTRLHKQQRIKNLGGAFKLRHKADLTNKRVLLIDDVFTTGSTVNEVSQVLKSGGAGYIAVLTAARAV